Proteins encoded together in one Larus michahellis chromosome 4, bLarMic1.1, whole genome shotgun sequence window:
- the PABPN1L gene encoding embryonic polyadenylate-binding protein 2 isoform X2, whose product MFRGRASSLFLDTSGIWWQDPSSLAGVEASWDVAEMAALRKAAVDDSDVSHLEGDSVEELDVPDPELEAIKAKVREMEKEDERLKELQLEAENRLIMSSEAALFPKTTEEKKEVDQRSIYVGNVDYGGTAEELESHFNSCGQINRVTILCDKFSGHPKGYAYIEFEEKSSVKAAVELDESMFRGRVIKVLPKRTNMPGISTTDRGGYRSRFQAPWGGLAQRGSYYGGQHPRVRGRTYRGRARLLPWYFPY is encoded by the exons ATGTTCCGGGGCCGGGCGAG TTCTCTCTTCCTGGACACTTCAGGGATCTGGTGGCAGGACCCATCATCCCTGGCAGGGGTGGAGGCATCTTGGGACGTGGCAGAGATGGCAGCTCTGCGGAAGGCTGCAGTTGATGACTCAGATGTGAGCCACCTGGAGGGGGACAGTGTGGAGGAGCTGGATGTGCCGGACCCA gagctggaggccatcaaAGCCAAAGTGCgggagatggagaaggaggatgagagGCTGAAGGAATTGCAGCTGGAAGCCGAAAACCGCCTCATCATGAGCTCAGAGGCAG CTCTCTTCCCAAAGACAACCGAGGAGAAGAAGGAGGTTGACCAGCGATCCATCTACGTGGGCAAT GTGGATTACGGGGGCACGGCAGAAGAGCTGGAGTCTCACTTCAACAGCTGTGGGCAGATCAACCGAGTGACCATCCTTTGTGACAAGTTCTCGGGGCATCCCAAAGG GTATGCCTACATTGAGTTTGAAGAGAAGAGCTCCGTGAAGGCTGCGGTGGAGCTGGACGAGAGCATGTTCAGAGGCCGTGTCATTAAG GTGCTGCCCAAGAGGACCAACATGCCGGGCATCAGCACCACCGACCGCGGGGGCTACCGGAGCCGCTTCCAAGccccctggggagggctggccCAGCGGGGAAGTTACTATGGAGGGCAGCACCCGAGGGTGCGAGGGAGGACGTACAG GGGTCGGGCGAGGCTGCTGCCTTGGTATTTTCCGTACTAG
- the PABPN1L gene encoding embryonic polyadenylate-binding protein 2 isoform X1, which translates to MAVCLLNGFLPLFLPSSLFLDTSGIWWQDPSSLAGVEASWDVAEMAALRKAAVDDSDVSHLEGDSVEELDVPDPELEAIKAKVREMEKEDERLKELQLEAENRLIMSSEAALFPKTTEEKKEVDQRSIYVGNVDYGGTAEELESHFNSCGQINRVTILCDKFSGHPKGYAYIEFEEKSSVKAAVELDESMFRGRVIKVLPKRTNMPGISTTDRGGYRSRFQAPWGGLAQRGSYYGGQHPRVRGRTYRGRARLLPWYFPY; encoded by the exons ATGGCAGTTTGTTTATTAAATGGCTTTTTGCCCCTGTTCCTGCCCAGTTCTCTCTTCCTGGACACTTCAGGGATCTGGTGGCAGGACCCATCATCCCTGGCAGGGGTGGAGGCATCTTGGGACGTGGCAGAGATGGCAGCTCTGCGGAAGGCTGCAGTTGATGACTCAGATGTGAGCCACCTGGAGGGGGACAGTGTGGAGGAGCTGGATGTGCCGGACCCA gagctggaggccatcaaAGCCAAAGTGCgggagatggagaaggaggatgagagGCTGAAGGAATTGCAGCTGGAAGCCGAAAACCGCCTCATCATGAGCTCAGAGGCAG CTCTCTTCCCAAAGACAACCGAGGAGAAGAAGGAGGTTGACCAGCGATCCATCTACGTGGGCAAT GTGGATTACGGGGGCACGGCAGAAGAGCTGGAGTCTCACTTCAACAGCTGTGGGCAGATCAACCGAGTGACCATCCTTTGTGACAAGTTCTCGGGGCATCCCAAAGG GTATGCCTACATTGAGTTTGAAGAGAAGAGCTCCGTGAAGGCTGCGGTGGAGCTGGACGAGAGCATGTTCAGAGGCCGTGTCATTAAG GTGCTGCCCAAGAGGACCAACATGCCGGGCATCAGCACCACCGACCGCGGGGGCTACCGGAGCCGCTTCCAAGccccctggggagggctggccCAGCGGGGAAGTTACTATGGAGGGCAGCACCCGAGGGTGCGAGGGAGGACGTACAG GGGTCGGGCGAGGCTGCTGCCTTGGTATTTTCCGTACTAG